Proteins encoded in a region of the Takifugu flavidus isolate HTHZ2018 chromosome 8, ASM371156v2, whole genome shotgun sequence genome:
- the taf11 gene encoding transcription initiation factor TFIID subunit 11 yields the protein MADPARIKPEDNAERVLSSSEEQAPNKSDQTEDKSDPVKTEENKESSSQEKSKQEPKPEIPAGDDEEGTSGQPLSKRLKVEPEKKKEKRHKVDEDEIQKMQVLVSSFSEEQLNRYEMYRRSAFPKAAIKRLIQSITGSSVSQNVVIAMSGISKVFAGEIVEEALDVCEKWGDTPPLQPKHMREAVRRLKSRDQLPNSKYKQILFH from the exons ATGGCTGACCCTGCACGCATTAAACCTGAAGACAACGCTGAGAGGGTACTATCTAGCAGTGAAGAGCAAGCACCTAACAAATCAGACCAAACTGAAGATAAGTCTGACCcagtgaaaacagaggaaaacaagGAGTCCTCCTCGCAAGAGAAGAGCAAACAAGAACCCAAACCC GAAATTCCggctggtgatgatgaagaaggaACATCAGGACAACCTCTTTCCAAAAGACTGAAAGTAGaaccagaaaagaaaaaggaaaaacgcCACAAGGTGGATGAGGATGAAATCCAAAAAATGCA AGTTTTAGTGTCCTCATTTTCCGAGGAGCAGCTGAATCGTTATGAGATGTACAGACGTTCTGCCTTTCCAAAGGCAGCCATTAAAAGG CTGATCCAGTCCATAACAGGATCGTCAGTCTCTCAGAACGTGGTAATCGCCATGTCTGGTATTTCCAAGGTGTTTGCTGGTGAAATTGTTGAAGAAG CATTAGATGTTTGCGAGAAGTGGGGAGATACCCCGCCGCTGCAGCCCAAACACATGAGGGAGGCagtgaggaggctgaagagcAGAGATCAGCTTCCCAACAGCAAATACAAGCAGATCCTTTTTCATTGA